The Arabidopsis thaliana chromosome 5, partial sequence genomic interval ATGTGAACACTAGCACCTCGACCATCGAGTGCCGTGAAGCTGCTGATTAGAAGCGGTTTATGAAGCTTGATCttcatgtttcttttgaaTGTGATCCATTTTTTACCTTTGACGAGTGTTGCTCCGTATCTTAGGGTTCCAGGTTTAGGGTTCAGAGGATCATCAGACGGGTCGGTTACTTTGTATTGTGTGACTCCTTTACCGATATTTCCCGTCATTTTTCCGGCAAATCCGACTGAACACCGCGCAAGCTGATTGCGGGTTCTACGCCAATGGGGGTTTGGTCTCCAACATTTGTCCATCACATTCAGTTTCGTGGCCTCCAAGACATTTGCGACAAACAAAACGATCAAGAGTAAAATCAACGCGATGTTCAAGAACCTAACCATGTTTCTTGATTCGAGAAGTGAATCAAGATtttcaagaagaaggtttttgAGAAAAGGTTGAGATTATGATTACAAGCtttgttgtgtttgatgaTTTGTGTATTATAGATGGAGTTTATATATCGCAGTGATCGAGttaggtttttgtttaaccaacaaaatgttagttttatgttttctatttaGTATGAGTTCTTGACAAACTTAACaagttgtaagttgtaacaaCTTGAAGCAAACatctaaaagtaaaaaagaaatagtgGAACTGTTGTTATTATGAGCTACCTCGTTTTTTTCTTAGCTTCCTATATTTAGTATTGAAATGTTGAGTTTTGATGATTCGTTTCATAGCGTGTTAATTCgattccaaaaatatatattctgcTGCACATATCAATAGTTCTTACAGCTACTACGCATGCCTGTTTTACCAGATAAATATGTATCagttaaataatatttgattgatCAGAGAAACCATAGGCCTAGATTAATATTTAACAACTAAAGAAAATGTGTTGAAACTTCCACGAAACTCCGGTTATATATTAACAATGACcatatactttaaaatatttatattggaTGAATAAATCCATAATAGATGAACACATGACCTGAATAAACTCTTCTTGGTCTTCGttttattctttcttgtttcgaTGCCTTACGAGAAAGAGCTCGCTGCTGCTAAGAAAGCCGTCTCTCTAGCTGCTCGTCTCAGCCAGGTTAGTAACCACATATGTCTAATTTAttgacaaaacttttactaatgacagttttttttcatGAACTGTGTGTTGATCAGGAAGTGCAGAAGTCTCTGTTGCAATCAGATGTCCGGTCAAAATCTGATAAAAGTCCGGTTACAGCTGCTGATTATGGTTAAATCAATCCCATTCTGTTGTCAATCGGTTTTTATTCGTGTAACAAAACTGGTCAACCAGGTCCAATCAAACCAGTCCTAAGTTGACCAAACCTATCGATAAATATGCAGGATCCCAAGCTGTGATCAGTCATGTACTAGAGAGAGAACTTCACCCTGAACCACTATACTTGGTTGCTGAAGAGGTACTTACAGTCTCTTATTACCAGTCAAAAACACACCACCGAACTTAATCTTTCTCTGTTACATATCTTTTGCAGAATGCAGAAGATCTGCACAAGAATGGCGCCGAGGAATTTCTAGAAAGCATTACTAAGCTTGTGAACAATGCTCTAGCTTCTGATGATTCCTACGCcaactcttctctttcaatGGATGATGTAAGGAAGGCGATAGACCACGGGAGGTCACAAGGCGGTTCCAGTGGCCGCCATTGGATTCTTGATCCTGTTGATGGAACCAGAGGGTGAGAAGTCTTGAAACTCATTACAGAACAATCTTCTCCTTTTTGCTCTAACCTGCAGATTCTGATTAATAGGTTTGTAAAAGGAGAGGAATACGCTGTGGCATTAGCTTTGCTTGTGGAAGGCAAAGTAGTGCTCGGTGTCATGGCTTGCCCGAAACTTGAGAATcacaagtcttcttcttcaggatGCCTTTTCTTTGCTACAGTGGGAGAAGGAGCTTATGTGCAATCGCTTGAAGGCGACTCTCATCCTCCACAGAAGGTATTATAATTATCAGAGCATTTGATGTCCCTTAGGCTTGTTCTCTCGTTTTGTGTTCTTAAAACAGAGTGGAGAAAGTGTGCTAATAGGTGCAAGTGAGCAACATTGAGAATCCTGAAGAAGCAACCTTTGTGGAATCATCCCACAAACCAATCCCCATCCATAGCTCCATTGCCAATGTACagaataacatattttatgtGTGTAGTTGGCATCAAGCCTAACCTAACCAATGTATTAATCTTTTCACTAAAACTTACTCTCTTACGGTAAGCAGAAACTTGGGATCAAAGCTCCACCTCTAAGAATCCATAGTCAAGTGAAGTACGCAGCTCTGGCTCGAGGAGATGCAGAGATATACTTGCGTTTCACTCTTAAAGGGTACCGAGAGTTCATATGGAACCATGCTGCTGGTGCAATCATCACAACAGGTATGCAAATATTTATTCATGGCACCTATTAcggaaaacaaacaaaacaattacaCTAGTGACCAAAAGCTGTGAGCAATAAGCCAATAACCTCGTGTAGAAGCTGGAGGTGTAGTTTGCGATGCTGACGGGAATCCTCTGGACTTCTCGAGAGGAAATCATCTTGAACACAAAACAGGGATCGTGGTCAGCACCAAGAACCTTATGCCACGGCTCTTGAAAGCCATTAGAGAATCCATAGAAGAGGAGATGCTTCTCTCTGAGACACAACTGAAACTGTAATATATGTACTGCCTGAAATAGCTATCTGGTGTATATCACACATCTGCCGTTGTGTACTGTCAGACACTGAAGAAATTGTATGCTTTTGAATATTGGTCTCGATTTCAATAAAAGATTTCAATACACAATGTAGATTATTTGGCTTACATAAATTACTACACAAAGCATACAACTAGAGTCTACCTAAAGAGGCACATCTGATGGGTAATCTTGTGGGTGACTATTGATCGTCTGCCTCACCAGAAGTTCTTGTTCCCTGAGGTTAGATGGAGGAACATCGTAGACATCTGAGAACATGTTCTGCAGATTCGGTTTCTCAGTCTTCTCTGCAACCCGGAGCGCTTCTAACATCTGTATACAAGGACCCAAAAGGATAGGATAAATTAGCatttataaaaccaaaatgattctTATACAATGCTCATGATCAAGGTTTTTTGGTTACCTCTTTTTTGATTCTGCTTCTCAGATCCGATTCCGTTTTATCACTCCACCAGCCATTACTTTCAATCCATGTCCTAAACCTAGACAGTGGGTTTCTTGCTTTGTTCCACCACTCTATCTCACCTGCAGAGCGGTACCTAGTGGAATCATCTGATGTTGAATGGTGTCCTACACGGTATGTTAAGGCCTaccaagcaaacaaaa includes:
- a CDS encoding Inositol monophosphatase family protein (Inositol monophosphatase family protein; FUNCTIONS IN: 3'(2'),5'-bisphosphate nucleotidase activity, inositol or phosphatidylinositol phosphatase activity; INVOLVED IN: sulfur metabolic process; EXPRESSED IN: 6 plant structures; EXPRESSED DURING: LP.06 six leaves visible, LP.04 four leaves visible, 4 anthesis; CONTAINS InterPro DOMAIN/s: Inositol monophosphatase (InterPro:IPR000760), 3(2),5 -bisphosphate nucleotidase HAL2 (InterPro:IPR006239), Inositol monophosphatase, metal-binding site (InterPro:IPR020583); BEST Arabidopsis thaliana protein match is: Inositol monophosphatase family protein (TAIR:AT5G64000.1); Has 10680 Blast hits to 10676 proteins in 1898 species: Archae - 61; Bacteria - 6716; Metazoa - 401; Fungi - 268; Plants - 330; Viruses - 0; Other Eukaryotes - 2904 (source: NCBI BLink).); this translates as MPYEKELAAAKKAVSLAARLSQEVQKSLLQSDVRSKSDKSPVTAADYGSQAVISHVLERELHPEPLYLVAEENAEDLHKNGAEEFLESITKLVNNALASDDSYANSSLSMDDVRKAIDHGRSQGGSSGRHWILDPVDGTRGFVKGEEYAVALALLVEGKVVLGVMACPKLENHKSSSSGCLFFATVGEGAYVQSLEGDSHPPQKVQVSNIENPEEATFVESSHKPIPIHSSIANKLGIKAPPLRIHSQVKYAALARGDAEIYLRFTLKGYREFIWNHAAGAIITTEAGGVVCDADGNPLDFSRGNHLEHKTGIVVSTKNLMPRLLKAIRESIEEEMLLSETQLKL